GCGAATCataacgttgaagaggcaGCATAGTTCTTTTATTTCTCAATGATTAATAAGCCgctacttttaattttttttttgtttgagaAATAAAATAGTCTCGATCAACAAACACCTTTTCAGAATAGAAGCTTGTGGCcttaaaaaatgtgttttataataaaattctaaTAAGTATCTGCCAACTATACCCGATATTTGCAaaatatatccgattttatcGGCTagagtatatcaacttcggttccACCCGAAGTTAGTTTGTCTCTCTTGCTTAATTCTTATTTTACTTTTAGGTGCGCAATATCGACAATACCGGATATTTGAGTTTTCTCCTCAAAATCGTCGCGTTCCAAACCAAAAATTGACTATACGAAGTGCACAAATCCACATACGTATAGAAAAGCCGCAAAATTATTGGCTTGCGAAAGTAAAACCCAATTTATATACAGACAATTTACTTTCAGGAAATacaaaatggagaaaaaaaaagacacgccataaaataaaaatttggatttttcaaTTAGCAGAAGGGATAAATATCACTGAAAAGGTATTTAATAATgataaaataatttcttttaaataatcgTAATAATCAAAAaccattttaattaaaggGAATTGACCATTCTATTACATTCCGAGCTTCTTTTGAAGTTAACACAAAATTGTTAGGatggaaaaaatttgatttaacAAAAACAATACGGGAGTGGTATACACAaagtaaaaatgaaaaactacgatTGCTTATTGATTGCACGGGCTGTGGTGACCGCTACTCAATACACTCATTTCAACCCGCGGATCTTAATAACACACGTTATTCTAATAGCAACCGACCATTTCTTGTTCTCCATACGGAATCTCTAAAGAAAAGACGAATTAGAAGGCGTGCAGTGGACTGTGGAGGCGCTTCAAATGGACAATGCTGTAAGGAGTCATTTTATGTATCTTTTAAAGCCCTTGGCTGGGATGATTGGATTATTGCCCCTAGGGGATACTTCGCAAACTATTGTAGAGGTGATTGCACAGGATCGTTTAGGACACCTGATACATTTCAAACATTCCACGCACACTTTATAGAGGAGTATAGAAAAATGGGACTGCTAAATGGAATGCGACCATGTTGTGCGCCAATCAAATTCTCTAGCATGTCCCTAATTTATTATGGAGATGATGGAATTATAAAACGAGACTTGCCTAAAATGGTCGTTGATGAGTGTGGTTGTCCTTAGCgtaagtaaaaaaatattgttaattTAGATCAATAATttgattacattttattttgcagCTTCGGTACTTCTTCGtattataacattttttccgTCCGGTAAAAACTAAGCTTTGTATAGGTTTGGCAAGGATAATTGTACATACATTTATCCCGATTTCAATTCACCATAAGTGCTAAGCTGATGACAATATTAGTATGTGTACCAAACCAAAATATGAAAgtgcctaaataaaaatactctTTTAAAACTTCTTAAGTGTGTTGTAACTTCTTTAGTTAACTGAAATTAACTGATCCTAGAAGTCTTTAATACTTAATTTTTGTCACCCGTCAATATCCTGTCAAAAATTTCATACAAAAACATACCACAGCCACAAATACATAAACTCCTGAGTTTATGCAGAAAACATCCATCTTATCATATAGCACAACTGAAATAGTTTTCAGTCAGGAACCATTAAGGAACCTCAAACCTTTGTTTAAGCATCAAGATGGCTGGCTTGGACTCGGTCCTCTAAAATAGCAATGCAAAACCTTACACATTTGTCGTTAACACGACTGGAATTCAAAAAGATTAGCATCTGGCAGTCCACAAGTATAAAACCAACACCACAACTTTCTACCTAATTGttaaatcaatataaatatccAAAAATTTACCGTTgcttaccttttttttttaggtttttttgttttttaaaccaCCATTACCGCTGAATTAAAAGCTGCGCTCTTTGCACTTTGCATTATCCCACCTAAAACCTTCTTTCAGAAGCCACAATTACCCCATAAAGTTGAgagtttctaaaaaaaaaaaaaaaatgtaaaaattttatgaacTTTATAGAAACTTtggaaaaatcaataagaCCGAAATAAATTACCAATCTCCAAGCATaatcggcaaaaaaaaaacaagaaaggaaagctataCCTTTCTTGATATAtattgatatacccttgcggttaaaaccggatatatatcgcaaacatcggatatagttggccgatccttatgagaatatgataatttAATCCAATTTactataatacaaaatctaaaaaaagtcctaaacttctttcttcaaaaataccaaagttaatatttctaccaaaaaccatttccgatcgctcagttatatgagagctattagatatagtcgactgatcgttatgaaatttggtaggtcggataaactggcaaaaaatataatctgtacctaGTTCCAGCTTACTATCTtctaaaacacgaaagttgggatATTTGCGAAAAATAGCGcttatgtaaaatttgaactttctaactctaaaaacatttaagttataccatttccgatcaataagttatatggcagctataggatatagtcggccgattccggtagttccgacttatatactgcgtgcaagggaaagaagggtgtgtgcaaagtttcaagctttaaaactgagagactattgatagctttaaaactgagagactagtttgcgtagaaacagacggaccgacggacagacggacatgcacatatcaactcaggaggtgatcctgatcaataatatatatactttatagggtcagagatgtctacttcactgcgttgcacacttttggacaaaattataatacccactgcaagggtataaaaaggtatGATAATATAAGCAAAAGGTAGATTCCTTACTTTATATTGGCCCTGCTTCTTCTTATCGCACAGGGTGTCGCACAGCTCGATTTCACACAGAACGAAATTATTACTGGGGTAGGCTCTCCTATCAGC
This is a stretch of genomic DNA from Drosophila bipectinata strain 14024-0381.07 chromosome 4, DbipHiC1v2, whole genome shotgun sequence. It encodes these proteins:
- the Actbeta gene encoding inhibin beta chain isoform X3, producing MNMEKLKQRYSSAEFNDHENFEQEDFFGNTQEIITFAETGAQYRQYRIFEFSPQNRRVPNQKLTIRSAQIHIRIEKPQNYWLAKVKPNLYTDNLLSGNTKWRKKKTRHKIKIWIFQLAEGINITEKGIDHSITFRASFEVNTKLLGWKKFDLTKTIREWYTQSKNEKLRLLIDCTGCGDRYSIHSFQPADLNNTRYSNSNRPFLVLHTESLKKRRIRRRAVDCGGASNGQCCKESFYVSFKALGWDDWIIAPRGYFANYCRGDCTGSFRTPDTFQTFHAHFIEEYRKMGLLNGMRPCCAPIKFSSMSLIYYGDDGIIKRDLPKMVVDECGCP